A genomic region of Seriola aureovittata isolate HTS-2021-v1 ecotype China chromosome 21, ASM2101889v1, whole genome shotgun sequence contains the following coding sequences:
- the ccser2b gene encoding serine-rich coiled-coil domain-containing protein 2 isoform X1, with protein MSAPPLVDPPAMPTMVSRLPKFSSRPKPATLSNDAQTGPTATANAAAFTGAAATSTRLTNGFYHHPGPAGVNSGLTAPPSSVKQNGFIRVPTSMKCRKENGAMEEGGADAEREWRRGKGGNVGQNHPSNNIHQYYSQRQHVSPVVLQGDPKKMTTSSAGKGRGLGLPGTSSSLPSPQSSPRTLPVCKSGSVGSKPSQTVSRPTNGTKQTLNGLPGSKPRSGTNGYLRQPQGFARPGGSRPGSGPGSRSGSPLQKKQPASRSQSSDNLGSTASVQLTESDRLRSRSLTQVRQQPSPSPALTSTSTSTSSLARSPTATRSYSINRAAERSLKELTASSAQAPPRGSSAKSPVPSQTLEGRRGGVKVQSAVASGRSGVSIPSLLPPSALKKPLLPSLGPASKPSGISYKLSRPSLMKQSRPLRVTTDGVSRGDQEVKQALRGRRNSLEIPSTTENSPESTPEAPEPISRAEVSIVGETLEDMSLSSTSSLDRNDTSQEYMDDFDNLGSGGVGIMLLSTKNDEDDSGLDQSCARFDDDKVAINGVIKATGLCFLDDGMDWTGMRLSGDRGEHRLTQLSRRRQSSQPDYHDQGGSSLDLSPSDSCGSGGTYMWDEEGLEPLGGAVTTASITTNGNTTHHIGSFDSDLNSIDILNNLDSCDLEDDDLMLDVDFAEDASLHSDGDGMSHMAQWRMRQLCWGTQDVHNDNESDFQCYKLTEDPGNKRTDTIRDSDLILDLCPSRSPGSPGLGLDVEELAEDCSAVRSQLEYLQKLLLQEEDVDDDTLTTDTLSPETNDSSHSSNTQVQALLQEVQQLREELRSRDRTIAQLTLQLTVPTVTARCHCQEMTGRMDRHTQTSVAERESVASQTPWREHTLQILHSSTQEEQEPLMDRVPPPTQAPPPANPCSKIPADTDTTDSTTEERQDDGKTSTKEKRRARSRSLKLPQPSKLHLFLSQTSKPDPSSGCASAAALPPKTRAPRQPSTPHDPESSGSSGVKLKALACTSSSSRLPKPKSH; from the exons CACTCTCCAACGACGCTCAGACAGGTCCGACTGCTACCGCGAACGCCGCCGCCTTCACCGGCGCCGCTGCAACCAGCACCCGCCTCACCAATGGCTTCTACCATCACCCCGGCCCGGCAGGGGTCAACAGCGGTCTAACTGCGCCCCCCTCCTCTGTTAAGCAGAATGGGTTCATCAGAGTGCCGACCTCCATGAAATGCAGGAAAGAAAATGGGGcgatggaggagggaggggctgaTGCAGAGAGGgagtggagaagaggaaaaggcgGGAATGTTGGACAGAATCACCCCAGTAACAACATCCATCAGTATTATTCCCAAAGGCAACACGTATCACCAGTGGTGTTGCAGGGTGACCCCAAAAAAATGACCACATCCTCTGCAGGAAAAGGGCGTGGTCTTGGCCTGCCTgggacatcatcatcattgccCTCGCCACAGTCCAGCCCCagaacacttcctgtttgtaaaaGTGGATCTGTGGGTTCCAAACCGAGCCAGACTGTGTCCAGGCCGACCAACGGCACAAAGCAGACCCTGAACGGTCTTCCTGGATCCAAACCCCGGAGTGGAACCAATGGGTATCTAAGACAGCCTCAGGGTTTTGCTCGTCCTGGCGGTTCTAGGCCAGGTTCTGGTCCTGGGTCTCGATCTGGTTCCCCCCTCCAAAAGAAACAGCCAGCCAGCCGCTCACAGTCTAGTGACAACCTTGGATCCACTGCATCCGTCCAGCTCACCGAAAGCGACCGGCTTCGGTCACGTAGCCTCACCCAGGTCCGACAGCagccctccccctcccctgccCTTacatccacctccacctccacctcctcccttgCCCGCTCCCCCACCGCCACCCGCTCCTACTCCATCAACAGGGCCGCTGAGCGAAGCCTCAAAGAGCTAACAGCTTCCTCCGCTCAGGCTCCACCCAGAGGCAGCTCAGCAAAATCACCTGTTCCCAGCCAGACTCTGGAGGGCAGACGTGGAGGAGTCAAAGTTCAAAGTGCTGTTGCTTCTGGTAGGTCAGGGGTCAGCATCCCTTCACTCCTACCCCCCTCTGCCTTAAAGAAACCCCTCCTGCCCAGCCTTGGCCCCGCCTCCAAGCCCAGTGGCATCAGCTATAAGCTGTCACGCCCGTCACTCATGAAGCAGTCCCGCCCCCTCCGGGTGACCACAGACGGTGTGTCCAGAGGTGACCAGGAAGTGAAGCAGGCACTGAGAGGGCGGAGGAACTCACTAGAGATTCCTTCTACCACAGAAAACAGCCCAG AGAGCACCCCAGAGGCTCCAGAGCCAATATCTCGGGCAGAGGTGTCGATTGTTGGGGAGACACTGGAGGACATGTCCCTGTCTTCAACCTCCTCTCTGGATAGGAACGACACCAGTCAAGAGTATATGGATGACTTTGACAACCTCG GAAGCGGAGGAGTCGGCATTATGCTGCTCTCCACCAAAAATGATGAAGACGACTCAGGGCTCGACCAATCATGTGCCAGGTTTGATGATGACAAGGTGGCCATCAACGGTGTCATCAAGGCAACAGGACTATGTTTCCTGGACGACGGTATGGACTGGACCGGCATGAGACTAAgtg GCGATCGAGGGGAACATCGTCTGACCCAGCTCTCACGCCGGAGACAGTCCAGTCAGCCAGATTATCATGACCAG GGTGGGTCGTCCCTGGATCTGTCCCCCTCCGACAGCTGTGGGTCTGGGGGAACCTACATGTGGGACGAGGAGGGTCTGGAACCACTGGGGGGTGCCGTCACGACCGCTTCCATCACCACCAACGGCAACACCACCCACCACATCGGGAGCTTCGACTCGGACCTCAACAGCATC gaCATCTTGAACAACCTGGACTCCTGTGATCTGGAAGATGATGATCTAATGCTGGATGTAGACTTTGCAGAAGACGCCTCGCTGCACAGCG ATGGAGATGGGATGTCCCACATGGCTCAGTGGAGGATGAGACAGCTCTGCTGGGGGACACAGGATGTCCATAATGACAATGAAAG TGACTTCCAGTGTTACAAGCTAACTGAGGATCCTGGGAATAAGAGGACAGACACGATCAGGGACAGTGACCTGATTCTGGACCTTTGTCCTTCAAG GTCTCCTGGTAGTCCTGGTTTGGGTCTGGATGTGGAGGAACTGGCTGAGGACTGCTCTGCGGTGCGATCACAGCTGGAGTACCTGCAGAAGCTACTGCTGCAG gaGGAAGATGTGGATGATGACACTCTGACCACAGACACTCTGAGTCCTGAGACCAACGACTCGTCCCACAGCTCCAACACACAG gtgcaggctctgctgcaggaggtgcagcagctcagggaggagctgaggagcAGAGACCGAACCATTGCGCAACTCACTCTGCAACTg acTGTTCCCACGGTGACCGCCAGGTGTCATTGCCAGGAGATGACAGGGAGGATGGATCGACACACACAGACGagtgtggcagagagagagagcgtggcCTCGCAGACGCCCTGGAGAGAGCACAct ttacAGATACTTCACTCCTCCACCCAGGAAGAGCAGGAACCACTGATGGACCGAGTCCCACCGCCAACCCAAGCTCCACCTCCAGCCAACCCCTGCTCTAAGATCCCCGCTGACACCGACACAACTGACTCCACCACCGAGGAAAGACAGGATGATGGGAAAACATCaacaaaggagaagagaagagccCGCAGCAGATCCCTGAAGCTCCCCCAGCCCTCCAAGCTCCACCTCTTCCTGTCTCAGACCTCCAAACCCGACCCAAGCTCCGGCTGCGCCTCCGCCGCTGCCCTCCCTCCAAAGACGAGGGCGCCCAGGCAGCCGTCGACGCCTCATGACCCAGAGAGCAGCGGCTCTTCTGGGGTTAAGCTAAAAGCACTGGCCTGCACCTCCAGCTCTTCTCGCCTCCCCAAACCAAAGAGCCACTGA
- the ccser2b gene encoding serine-rich coiled-coil domain-containing protein 2 isoform X5 translates to MSAPPLVDPPAMPTMVSRLPKFSSRPKPATLSNDAQTGPTATANAAAFTGAAATSTRLTNGFYHHPGPAGVNSGLTAPPSSVKQNGFIRVPTSMKCRKENGAMEEGGADAEREWRRGKGGNVGQNHPSNNIHQYYSQRQHVSPVVLQGDPKKMTTSSAGKGRGLGLPGTSSSLPSPQSSPRTLPVCKSGSVGSKPSQTVSRPTNGTKQTLNGLPGSKPRSGTNGYLRQPQGFARPGGSRPGSGPGSRSGSPLQKKQPASRSQSSDNLGSTASVQLTESDRLRSRSLTQVRQQPSPSPALTSTSTSTSSLARSPTATRSYSINRAAERSLKELTASSAQAPPRGSSAKSPVPSQTLEGRRGGVKVQSAVASGRSGVSIPSLLPPSALKKPLLPSLGPASKPSGISYKLSRPSLMKQSRPLRVTTDGVSRGDQEVKQALRGRRNSLEIPSTTENSPESTPEAPEPISRAEVSIVGETLEDMSLSSTSSLDRNDTSQEYMDDFDNLGSGGVGIMLLSTKNDEDDSGLDQSCARFDDDKVAINGVIKATGLCFLDDGMDWTGMRLSGDRGEHRLTQLSRRRQSSQPDYHDQGGSSLDLSPSDSCGSGGTYMWDEEGLEPLGGAVTTASITTNGNTTHHIGSFDSDLNSIDILNNLDSCDLEDDDLMLDVDFAEDASLHSDGDGMSHMAQWRMRQLCWGTQDVHNDNESDFQCYKLTEDPGNKRTDTIRDSDLILDLCPSRSPGSPGLGLDVEELAEDCSAVRSQLEYLQKLLLQEEDVDDDTLTTDTLSPETNDSSHSSNTQVQALLQEVQQLREELRSRDRTIAQLTLQLTVPTVTARCHCQEMTGRMDRHTQTSVAERESVASQTPWREHTAFPPVPFLSPPWQYQRSRPYRGRPRPSIPSHLARKITDTSLLHPGRAGTTDGPSPTANPSSTSSQPLL, encoded by the exons CACTCTCCAACGACGCTCAGACAGGTCCGACTGCTACCGCGAACGCCGCCGCCTTCACCGGCGCCGCTGCAACCAGCACCCGCCTCACCAATGGCTTCTACCATCACCCCGGCCCGGCAGGGGTCAACAGCGGTCTAACTGCGCCCCCCTCCTCTGTTAAGCAGAATGGGTTCATCAGAGTGCCGACCTCCATGAAATGCAGGAAAGAAAATGGGGcgatggaggagggaggggctgaTGCAGAGAGGgagtggagaagaggaaaaggcgGGAATGTTGGACAGAATCACCCCAGTAACAACATCCATCAGTATTATTCCCAAAGGCAACACGTATCACCAGTGGTGTTGCAGGGTGACCCCAAAAAAATGACCACATCCTCTGCAGGAAAAGGGCGTGGTCTTGGCCTGCCTgggacatcatcatcattgccCTCGCCACAGTCCAGCCCCagaacacttcctgtttgtaaaaGTGGATCTGTGGGTTCCAAACCGAGCCAGACTGTGTCCAGGCCGACCAACGGCACAAAGCAGACCCTGAACGGTCTTCCTGGATCCAAACCCCGGAGTGGAACCAATGGGTATCTAAGACAGCCTCAGGGTTTTGCTCGTCCTGGCGGTTCTAGGCCAGGTTCTGGTCCTGGGTCTCGATCTGGTTCCCCCCTCCAAAAGAAACAGCCAGCCAGCCGCTCACAGTCTAGTGACAACCTTGGATCCACTGCATCCGTCCAGCTCACCGAAAGCGACCGGCTTCGGTCACGTAGCCTCACCCAGGTCCGACAGCagccctccccctcccctgccCTTacatccacctccacctccacctcctcccttgCCCGCTCCCCCACCGCCACCCGCTCCTACTCCATCAACAGGGCCGCTGAGCGAAGCCTCAAAGAGCTAACAGCTTCCTCCGCTCAGGCTCCACCCAGAGGCAGCTCAGCAAAATCACCTGTTCCCAGCCAGACTCTGGAGGGCAGACGTGGAGGAGTCAAAGTTCAAAGTGCTGTTGCTTCTGGTAGGTCAGGGGTCAGCATCCCTTCACTCCTACCCCCCTCTGCCTTAAAGAAACCCCTCCTGCCCAGCCTTGGCCCCGCCTCCAAGCCCAGTGGCATCAGCTATAAGCTGTCACGCCCGTCACTCATGAAGCAGTCCCGCCCCCTCCGGGTGACCACAGACGGTGTGTCCAGAGGTGACCAGGAAGTGAAGCAGGCACTGAGAGGGCGGAGGAACTCACTAGAGATTCCTTCTACCACAGAAAACAGCCCAG AGAGCACCCCAGAGGCTCCAGAGCCAATATCTCGGGCAGAGGTGTCGATTGTTGGGGAGACACTGGAGGACATGTCCCTGTCTTCAACCTCCTCTCTGGATAGGAACGACACCAGTCAAGAGTATATGGATGACTTTGACAACCTCG GAAGCGGAGGAGTCGGCATTATGCTGCTCTCCACCAAAAATGATGAAGACGACTCAGGGCTCGACCAATCATGTGCCAGGTTTGATGATGACAAGGTGGCCATCAACGGTGTCATCAAGGCAACAGGACTATGTTTCCTGGACGACGGTATGGACTGGACCGGCATGAGACTAAgtg GCGATCGAGGGGAACATCGTCTGACCCAGCTCTCACGCCGGAGACAGTCCAGTCAGCCAGATTATCATGACCAG GGTGGGTCGTCCCTGGATCTGTCCCCCTCCGACAGCTGTGGGTCTGGGGGAACCTACATGTGGGACGAGGAGGGTCTGGAACCACTGGGGGGTGCCGTCACGACCGCTTCCATCACCACCAACGGCAACACCACCCACCACATCGGGAGCTTCGACTCGGACCTCAACAGCATC gaCATCTTGAACAACCTGGACTCCTGTGATCTGGAAGATGATGATCTAATGCTGGATGTAGACTTTGCAGAAGACGCCTCGCTGCACAGCG ATGGAGATGGGATGTCCCACATGGCTCAGTGGAGGATGAGACAGCTCTGCTGGGGGACACAGGATGTCCATAATGACAATGAAAG TGACTTCCAGTGTTACAAGCTAACTGAGGATCCTGGGAATAAGAGGACAGACACGATCAGGGACAGTGACCTGATTCTGGACCTTTGTCCTTCAAG GTCTCCTGGTAGTCCTGGTTTGGGTCTGGATGTGGAGGAACTGGCTGAGGACTGCTCTGCGGTGCGATCACAGCTGGAGTACCTGCAGAAGCTACTGCTGCAG gaGGAAGATGTGGATGATGACACTCTGACCACAGACACTCTGAGTCCTGAGACCAACGACTCGTCCCACAGCTCCAACACACAG gtgcaggctctgctgcaggaggtgcagcagctcagggaggagctgaggagcAGAGACCGAACCATTGCGCAACTCACTCTGCAACTg acTGTTCCCACGGTGACCGCCAGGTGTCATTGCCAGGAGATGACAGGGAGGATGGATCGACACACACAGACGagtgtggcagagagagagagcgtggcCTCGCAGACGCCCTGGAGAGAGCACAct gcttttcctcctgttcctttcctctctccaccCTGGCAGTATCAGCGCTCCAGGCCTTACAGGGGGAGGCCGAGGCCCAGCATCCCCTCCCACCTTGCTAGAAAAA ttacAGATACTTCACTCCTCCACCCAGGAAGAGCAGGAACCACTGATGGACCGAGTCCCACCGCCAACCCAAGCTCCACCTCCAGCCAACCCCTGCTCTAA
- the ccser2b gene encoding serine-rich coiled-coil domain-containing protein 2 isoform X2, translating to MSAPPLVDPPAMPTMVSRLPKFSSRPKPATLSNDAQTGPTATANAAAFTGAAATSTRLTNGFYHHPGPAGVNSGLTAPPSSVKQNGFIRVPTSMKCRKENGAMEEGGADAEREWRRGKGGNVGQNHPSNNIHQYYSQRQHVSPVVLQGDPKKMTTSSAGKGRGLGLPGTSSSLPSPQSSPRTLPVCKSGSVGSKPSQTVSRPTNGTKQTLNGLPGSKPRSGTNGYLRQPQGFARPGGSRPGSGPGSRSGSPLQKKQPASRSQSSDNLGSTASVQLTESDRLRSRSLTQVRQQPSPSPALTSTSTSTSSLARSPTATRSYSINRAAERSLKELTASSAQAPPRGSSAKSPVPSQTLEGRRGGVKVQSAVASGRSGVSIPSLLPPSALKKPLLPSLGPASKPSGISYKLSRPSLMKQSRPLRVTTDGVSRGDQEVKQALRGRRNSLEIPSTTENSPESTPEAPEPISRAEVSIVGETLEDMSLSSTSSLDRNDTSQEYMDDFDNLGSGGVGIMLLSTKNDEDDSGLDQSCARFDDDKVAINGVIKATGLCFLDDGMDWTGMRLSGDRGEHRLTQLSRRRQSSQPDYHDQGGSSLDLSPSDSCGSGGTYMWDEEGLEPLGGAVTTASITTNGNTTHHIGSFDSDLNSIDILNNLDSCDLEDDDLMLDVDFAEDASLHSDGDGMSHMAQWRMRQLCWGTQDVHNDNERSPGSPGLGLDVEELAEDCSAVRSQLEYLQKLLLQEEDVDDDTLTTDTLSPETNDSSHSSNTQVQALLQEVQQLREELRSRDRTIAQLTLQLTVPTVTARCHCQEMTGRMDRHTQTSVAERESVASQTPWREHTLQILHSSTQEEQEPLMDRVPPPTQAPPPANPCSKIPADTDTTDSTTEERQDDGKTSTKEKRRARSRSLKLPQPSKLHLFLSQTSKPDPSSGCASAAALPPKTRAPRQPSTPHDPESSGSSGVKLKALACTSSSSRLPKPKSH from the exons CACTCTCCAACGACGCTCAGACAGGTCCGACTGCTACCGCGAACGCCGCCGCCTTCACCGGCGCCGCTGCAACCAGCACCCGCCTCACCAATGGCTTCTACCATCACCCCGGCCCGGCAGGGGTCAACAGCGGTCTAACTGCGCCCCCCTCCTCTGTTAAGCAGAATGGGTTCATCAGAGTGCCGACCTCCATGAAATGCAGGAAAGAAAATGGGGcgatggaggagggaggggctgaTGCAGAGAGGgagtggagaagaggaaaaggcgGGAATGTTGGACAGAATCACCCCAGTAACAACATCCATCAGTATTATTCCCAAAGGCAACACGTATCACCAGTGGTGTTGCAGGGTGACCCCAAAAAAATGACCACATCCTCTGCAGGAAAAGGGCGTGGTCTTGGCCTGCCTgggacatcatcatcattgccCTCGCCACAGTCCAGCCCCagaacacttcctgtttgtaaaaGTGGATCTGTGGGTTCCAAACCGAGCCAGACTGTGTCCAGGCCGACCAACGGCACAAAGCAGACCCTGAACGGTCTTCCTGGATCCAAACCCCGGAGTGGAACCAATGGGTATCTAAGACAGCCTCAGGGTTTTGCTCGTCCTGGCGGTTCTAGGCCAGGTTCTGGTCCTGGGTCTCGATCTGGTTCCCCCCTCCAAAAGAAACAGCCAGCCAGCCGCTCACAGTCTAGTGACAACCTTGGATCCACTGCATCCGTCCAGCTCACCGAAAGCGACCGGCTTCGGTCACGTAGCCTCACCCAGGTCCGACAGCagccctccccctcccctgccCTTacatccacctccacctccacctcctcccttgCCCGCTCCCCCACCGCCACCCGCTCCTACTCCATCAACAGGGCCGCTGAGCGAAGCCTCAAAGAGCTAACAGCTTCCTCCGCTCAGGCTCCACCCAGAGGCAGCTCAGCAAAATCACCTGTTCCCAGCCAGACTCTGGAGGGCAGACGTGGAGGAGTCAAAGTTCAAAGTGCTGTTGCTTCTGGTAGGTCAGGGGTCAGCATCCCTTCACTCCTACCCCCCTCTGCCTTAAAGAAACCCCTCCTGCCCAGCCTTGGCCCCGCCTCCAAGCCCAGTGGCATCAGCTATAAGCTGTCACGCCCGTCACTCATGAAGCAGTCCCGCCCCCTCCGGGTGACCACAGACGGTGTGTCCAGAGGTGACCAGGAAGTGAAGCAGGCACTGAGAGGGCGGAGGAACTCACTAGAGATTCCTTCTACCACAGAAAACAGCCCAG AGAGCACCCCAGAGGCTCCAGAGCCAATATCTCGGGCAGAGGTGTCGATTGTTGGGGAGACACTGGAGGACATGTCCCTGTCTTCAACCTCCTCTCTGGATAGGAACGACACCAGTCAAGAGTATATGGATGACTTTGACAACCTCG GAAGCGGAGGAGTCGGCATTATGCTGCTCTCCACCAAAAATGATGAAGACGACTCAGGGCTCGACCAATCATGTGCCAGGTTTGATGATGACAAGGTGGCCATCAACGGTGTCATCAAGGCAACAGGACTATGTTTCCTGGACGACGGTATGGACTGGACCGGCATGAGACTAAgtg GCGATCGAGGGGAACATCGTCTGACCCAGCTCTCACGCCGGAGACAGTCCAGTCAGCCAGATTATCATGACCAG GGTGGGTCGTCCCTGGATCTGTCCCCCTCCGACAGCTGTGGGTCTGGGGGAACCTACATGTGGGACGAGGAGGGTCTGGAACCACTGGGGGGTGCCGTCACGACCGCTTCCATCACCACCAACGGCAACACCACCCACCACATCGGGAGCTTCGACTCGGACCTCAACAGCATC gaCATCTTGAACAACCTGGACTCCTGTGATCTGGAAGATGATGATCTAATGCTGGATGTAGACTTTGCAGAAGACGCCTCGCTGCACAGCG ATGGAGATGGGATGTCCCACATGGCTCAGTGGAGGATGAGACAGCTCTGCTGGGGGACACAGGATGTCCATAATGACAATGAAAG GTCTCCTGGTAGTCCTGGTTTGGGTCTGGATGTGGAGGAACTGGCTGAGGACTGCTCTGCGGTGCGATCACAGCTGGAGTACCTGCAGAAGCTACTGCTGCAG gaGGAAGATGTGGATGATGACACTCTGACCACAGACACTCTGAGTCCTGAGACCAACGACTCGTCCCACAGCTCCAACACACAG gtgcaggctctgctgcaggaggtgcagcagctcagggaggagctgaggagcAGAGACCGAACCATTGCGCAACTCACTCTGCAACTg acTGTTCCCACGGTGACCGCCAGGTGTCATTGCCAGGAGATGACAGGGAGGATGGATCGACACACACAGACGagtgtggcagagagagagagcgtggcCTCGCAGACGCCCTGGAGAGAGCACAct ttacAGATACTTCACTCCTCCACCCAGGAAGAGCAGGAACCACTGATGGACCGAGTCCCACCGCCAACCCAAGCTCCACCTCCAGCCAACCCCTGCTCTAAGATCCCCGCTGACACCGACACAACTGACTCCACCACCGAGGAAAGACAGGATGATGGGAAAACATCaacaaaggagaagagaagagccCGCAGCAGATCCCTGAAGCTCCCCCAGCCCTCCAAGCTCCACCTCTTCCTGTCTCAGACCTCCAAACCCGACCCAAGCTCCGGCTGCGCCTCCGCCGCTGCCCTCCCTCCAAAGACGAGGGCGCCCAGGCAGCCGTCGACGCCTCATGACCCAGAGAGCAGCGGCTCTTCTGGGGTTAAGCTAAAAGCACTGGCCTGCACCTCCAGCTCTTCTCGCCTCCCCAAACCAAAGAGCCACTGA